One region of Rattus norvegicus strain BN/NHsdMcwi chromosome 13, GRCr8, whole genome shotgun sequence genomic DNA includes:
- the Tmem177 gene encoding transmembrane protein 177 isoform X1 → MAGPLWRAAVFIQRHRTSLLVGSCVGLFGVQISFHLFPDPIVQWLYQYWPQGQPAPLSPQLRSLFQEVLKDIGVPSGHCYKPFTAFTFQPVSAGFPQLPAGAVVGIPAIFLGGLVTNIDHTVVIHGQKVDWQSPAGTRLRDALTLSHDAQKFALAKEVVYLESGMAALQTLPAPVCLAGTWAISVGAKHALGLYGGPMSLRAAFNLVAIVVGYVAYAFSKDSLTVALEGWLDHRTASLSAAYVRGGVEFYEKILSGNLALRSLLGRQGEKLYTPSGNIVPRHWFRINHLPYTTRRDSLLQMWRAKVSPGHF, encoded by the coding sequence ATGGCTGGTCCTCTGTGGAGGGCTGCAGTCTTTATACAGAGACATAGAACAAGCCTGTTGGTGGGTTCCTGTGTGGGCCTGTTTGGAGTTCAAATCTCATTTCACCTCTTCCCAGATCCCATAGTTCAGTGGCTCTACCAGTACTGGCCTCAGGGCCAGCCAGCTCCTCTTTCCCCTCAGCTGCGGAGCCTCTTCCAAGAGGTGCTAAAGGACATAGGTGTCCCTTCAGGTCACTGCTACAAGCCTTTCACTGCCTTCACTTTTCAGCCTGTGAGTGCTGGCTTCCCACAATTGCCTGCTGGGGCTGTGGTAGGCATCCCCGCCATCTTCCTGGGTGGCCTTGTGACCAACATTGACCACACTGTGGTCATACATGGGCAAAAAGTGGATTGGCAAAGCCCAGCAGGCACCAGGCTGAGAGATGCCCTGACCCTGTCTCATGATGCCCAGAAGTTTGCCTTGGCCAAGGAGGTGGTATACCTGGAGAGCGGCATGGCTGCCCTACAGACCCTGCCAGCCCCTGTTTGCCTAGCAGGAACATGGGCAATAAGTGTGGGTGCCAAGCATGCCCTGGGTCTCTACGGAGGCCCCATGAGCTTACGAGCTGCCTTCAACCTGGTGGCAATAGTGGTAGGCTATGTGGCCTACGCCTTTTCCAAAGACTCCCTCACTGTTGCCCTGGAAGGCTGGCTGGACCACCGCACGGCCTCTCTGTCTGCAGCCTATGTCCGGGGTGGAGTGGAATTCTATGAGAAGATTCTGTCAGGCAACTTAGCCCTACGCAGTCTTCTGGGCAGACAAGGGGAAAAGCTGTACACACCAAGTGGAAACATTGTTCCCAGACACTGGTTCCGCATCAACCATTTGCCCTACACCACCCGTCGGGACTCTCTACTACAGATGTGGAGGGCAAAAGTCAGCCCAGgccacttctga